A genomic window from Salvelinus namaycush isolate Seneca chromosome 21, SaNama_1.0, whole genome shotgun sequence includes:
- the lrrc56 gene encoding leucine-rich repeat-containing protein 56 isoform X1, giving the protein MNNSMIMSVRDLGTTLSHLQVLWMSRCNLADLDGIPSFSSLKELYVAYNSVSDLSQVSMLENLQLLDLEGNDVNDLVQVQYLGLCSQLRTLTLEGNPVCMCPHPNATQEEEEGYCYRSSVRELVPQLRYLDNMHAREEAGSRCSISMGEDWALLRESFTDCSSTETAEEKRAVSVCAYSRPSSGQRLASSLSSSRPSSRPVTARPLSAAGSRPLSGSRPLSAAGYRALSPPGSRSGSTDADPVSVDPDASILTHGAGKVLFCGSPVQALRARRQKMRNAAPSPVSTPSTPPLHDPEHTYDLEEQEGCQRSDVFSELRAWREQHNKRLLAMERDGPQILTILNGDEEEDDEDDESLSIFSGKEEEEEGKKESAGLSHWLNIDSADSSSQSPSPDVFQREAKSPEVARLSLSPDCTLSPSPPQSATSAPGSRRLSMLRAHRLRLSGGVAGAAVRPAEYHTDSETITGVPILENQGLQEAVRPKVPLLPKATYNMPHRPASSPLVRRLRSPTGGASVHSVNGLQPIVLSRPPGRPAIMRPHAAKAALQKTPQRLTLQPSRGNSHLD; this is encoded by the exons GGACCTGGGAACCACGCTGTCCCATCTGCAGGTGCTGTGGATGTCTCGCTGCAACCTGGCAGACCTGGATGGGattccctccttctcctctctcaag GAGCTGTATGTGGCCTACAACAGTGTGTCGGACCTGAGTCAGGTGAGCATGCTGGAGAATCTACAGCTGTTGGACCTGGAAGGGAATGATGTGAATGACCTGGTGCAGGTGCAGTACCTGGGCCTCTGCTCCCAGCTCCGCACACTTACCCTGGAGGGAAACCCCGTCTGTATGTGCCCCCACCCCAACGCCACACAG gaggaggaggaggggtactGCTACCGGTCATCGGTGAGGGAGCTGGTCCCACAGCTGCGTTACCTAGACAATATGCATGCCAGGGAGGAGGCGGGGTCTCGCTGCAGCATCTCAATGGGGGAAGACTGGGCCCTGCTCAGAGAGTCTTTTACAGACTGCAGCTCTACAGAGACagcagagg AGAAGAGAGCAGTCAGTGTGTGTGCCTACTCCAGACCCAGCTCTGGCCAGCGCCTAGCTAGCAGCCTCTCCAGTTCCCGTCCCTCCAGCCGACCGGTCACTGCCAGGCCCCTCTCAGCAGCCGGCTCCAGACCCCTGTCTGGGTCACGACCCTTATCAGCGGCTGGGTACAGAGCCCTCTCCCCTCCCGGGTCCAGATCTGGTTCTACTGATGCAGATCCAGTCTCTGTGGACCCAGACGCTAGCATTCTGACACACG GTGCAGGGAAGGTCTTGTTCTGTGGGAGCCCTGTCCAGGCCCTCAGAGCCAGGCGACAGAAGATGAGG AATGCAGCCCCCTCCCCTGTGTCCACTCCTAGCACCCCGCCCCTCCATGATCCGGAGCACACCTATGACCTTGAGGAGCAAGAAGGATGCCAGCGCAGTGATGTGTTCTCTGAGCTCAGGGCCTGGAGGGAACAGCATAACAA ACGTCTATTAGCCATGGAGAGGGATGGGCCTCAGATACTGACCATCCTCAATggtgatgaagaggaggatgatgaagatgatgaaaGTCTCAGCATTTTCAGTGgcaaggaggaagaagaggagggaaaAAAAGAGAGCGCTGGTTTGAGTCACTGGTTAAACATTGACTCGGCAGACTCGTCTTCCCAGTCCCCCTCTCCAG ATgtgtttcagagagaagccaaaTCCCCTGAAGTGGCCCGGCTCTCCCTGTCCCCTGACTGCACTCTGTCGCCCTCTCCCCCTCAAAGTGCCACATCAGCCCCTGGTAGCCGGAGGCTGTCAATGCTGCGAGCACACAGACTGAGGCTCAGTGGTGGGGTGGCTGGGGCTGCTGTAAGGCCAGCTGAATATCATACAGACTCAGAGACGATCACAGGAGTCCCCATCTTGGAGAACCAGGGGCTCCAGGAGGCTGTGAGGCCCAAAGTCCCTCTGCTGCCCAAGGCTACTTACAACATGCCCCACAGGCCAGCCTCCAGCCCACTGGTCAGAAGGCTCAGGTCACCAACAGGTGGAGCTTCTGTGCATTCTGTCAACGGGCTTCAACCAATCGTCTTGAGCAGACCACCAGGGAGGCCGGCCATTATGCGTCCTCACGCGGCCAAGGCAGCACTGCAGAAAACGCCACAGCGCCTCACACTCCAGCCCAGCAGGGGGAACTCTCACTTAGACTAA
- the lrrc56 gene encoding leucine-rich repeat-containing protein 56 isoform X2, which translates to MTWCRCSTWASAPSSAHLPWRETPSVCAPTPTPHRYNHPPLSFVDAVFSFSQEEEEGYCYRSSVRELVPQLRYLDNMHAREEAGSRCSISMGEDWALLRESFTDCSSTETAEEKRAVSVCAYSRPSSGQRLASSLSSSRPSSRPVTARPLSAAGSRPLSGSRPLSAAGYRALSPPGSRSGSTDADPVSVDPDASILTHGAGKVLFCGSPVQALRARRQKMRNAAPSPVSTPSTPPLHDPEHTYDLEEQEGCQRSDVFSELRAWREQHNKRLLAMERDGPQILTILNGDEEEDDEDDESLSIFSGKEEEEEGKKESAGLSHWLNIDSADSSSQSPSPDVFQREAKSPEVARLSLSPDCTLSPSPPQSATSAPGSRRLSMLRAHRLRLSGGVAGAAVRPAEYHTDSETITGVPILENQGLQEAVRPKVPLLPKATYNMPHRPASSPLVRRLRSPTGGASVHSVNGLQPIVLSRPPGRPAIMRPHAAKAALQKTPQRLTLQPSRGNSHLD; encoded by the exons ATGACCTGGTGCAGGTGCAGTACCTGGGCCTCTGCTCCCAGCTCCGCACACTTACCCTGGAGGGAAACCCCGTCTGTATGTGCCCCCACCCCAACGCCACACAG ATACAACCACCCCCCCCTTTCTTTTGTGGATGCTGTCTTCTCCTTTtcccaggaggaggaggaggggtactGCTACCGGTCATCGGTGAGGGAGCTGGTCCCACAGCTGCGTTACCTAGACAATATGCATGCCAGGGAGGAGGCGGGGTCTCGCTGCAGCATCTCAATGGGGGAAGACTGGGCCCTGCTCAGAGAGTCTTTTACAGACTGCAGCTCTACAGAGACagcagagg AGAAGAGAGCAGTCAGTGTGTGTGCCTACTCCAGACCCAGCTCTGGCCAGCGCCTAGCTAGCAGCCTCTCCAGTTCCCGTCCCTCCAGCCGACCGGTCACTGCCAGGCCCCTCTCAGCAGCCGGCTCCAGACCCCTGTCTGGGTCACGACCCTTATCAGCGGCTGGGTACAGAGCCCTCTCCCCTCCCGGGTCCAGATCTGGTTCTACTGATGCAGATCCAGTCTCTGTGGACCCAGACGCTAGCATTCTGACACACG GTGCAGGGAAGGTCTTGTTCTGTGGGAGCCCTGTCCAGGCCCTCAGAGCCAGGCGACAGAAGATGAGG AATGCAGCCCCCTCCCCTGTGTCCACTCCTAGCACCCCGCCCCTCCATGATCCGGAGCACACCTATGACCTTGAGGAGCAAGAAGGATGCCAGCGCAGTGATGTGTTCTCTGAGCTCAGGGCCTGGAGGGAACAGCATAACAA ACGTCTATTAGCCATGGAGAGGGATGGGCCTCAGATACTGACCATCCTCAATggtgatgaagaggaggatgatgaagatgatgaaaGTCTCAGCATTTTCAGTGgcaaggaggaagaagaggagggaaaAAAAGAGAGCGCTGGTTTGAGTCACTGGTTAAACATTGACTCGGCAGACTCGTCTTCCCAGTCCCCCTCTCCAG ATgtgtttcagagagaagccaaaTCCCCTGAAGTGGCCCGGCTCTCCCTGTCCCCTGACTGCACTCTGTCGCCCTCTCCCCCTCAAAGTGCCACATCAGCCCCTGGTAGCCGGAGGCTGTCAATGCTGCGAGCACACAGACTGAGGCTCAGTGGTGGGGTGGCTGGGGCTGCTGTAAGGCCAGCTGAATATCATACAGACTCAGAGACGATCACAGGAGTCCCCATCTTGGAGAACCAGGGGCTCCAGGAGGCTGTGAGGCCCAAAGTCCCTCTGCTGCCCAAGGCTACTTACAACATGCCCCACAGGCCAGCCTCCAGCCCACTGGTCAGAAGGCTCAGGTCACCAACAGGTGGAGCTTCTGTGCATTCTGTCAACGGGCTTCAACCAATCGTCTTGAGCAGACCACCAGGGAGGCCGGCCATTATGCGTCCTCACGCGGCCAAGGCAGCACTGCAGAAAACGCCACAGCGCCTCACACTCCAGCCCAGCAGGGGGAACTCTCACTTAGACTAA